From the Sphingomonas aliaeris genome, one window contains:
- the rplE gene encoding 50S ribosomal protein L5 has protein sequence MRQMYDDTIIKAMTDKFGYKNVMEIPRIDKIVLNMGVGEATQDKKKVDKAAGEMELIAGQKPVVTKAKKSIAQFKLREGMPIGVKVTLRRERMYEFLDRFITIALPRVRDFRGLNPKSFDGRGNYACGLKEQLIFPEISYDQVDQIRGMDVIVATTAKTDEEARELLRLFGFPFPQEESADEKKAA, from the coding sequence ATGCGGCAGATGTACGACGACACGATCATCAAAGCGATGACCGACAAGTTCGGCTACAAGAACGTCATGGAAATTCCGCGCATCGACAAGATCGTGCTGAACATGGGCGTCGGCGAAGCCACGCAGGACAAGAAGAAGGTCGACAAGGCCGCTGGCGAGATGGAGCTGATCGCAGGTCAGAAGCCCGTCGTCACCAAGGCGAAGAAGTCGATCGCTCAGTTCAAGCTGCGCGAAGGCATGCCGATCGGCGTGAAGGTTACGCTGCGTCGTGAGCGGATGTACGAGTTTCTCGATCGCTTCATCACGATCGCTCTCCCGCGCGTCCGCGATTTCCGTGGTCTGAACCCCAAGTCGTTCGACGGCCGTGGCAACTATGCCTGCGGTCTGAAGGAACAGCTGATCTTTCCGGAAATCAGCTATGACCAGGTCGATCAGATCCGCGGCATGGACGTGATCGTTGCGACGACCGCGAAGACCGACGAGGAAGCACGCGAATTGCTCCGCTTGTTCGGTTTCCCGTTCCCGCAGGAAGAATCCGCAGACGAAAAGAAGGCGGCATAA
- a CDS encoding winged helix-turn-helix domain-containing protein, which translates to MTRKILIVEDDTATAAYLAKGLAEAGFAVETCGDGRDGLFLASEGIFDLIIADRMLPGLDGLSMINAVRAAGVSTPALVLSALATVDDRVDGLHAGADDYLVKPFSFAELSARVEALLRRFERPQASAQTTRLGVGDLEIDLLARTVVRQGRAIPLGAREFNLLEYLARHAGQVVTRTMMLEKIWNYHFDPGSNVVDVHIGRLRRKLEDGFAQPILHTVRGAGYRLSLDA; encoded by the coding sequence ATGACGCGCAAGATCCTGATCGTCGAAGACGACACCGCCACCGCGGCCTACCTCGCCAAGGGCCTCGCCGAGGCGGGTTTCGCCGTGGAAACGTGCGGCGACGGACGTGACGGTTTGTTCCTGGCGAGCGAGGGGATCTTCGACCTCATCATCGCGGATCGCATGCTTCCCGGCCTGGACGGTCTGTCGATGATCAACGCCGTCCGCGCCGCTGGTGTCAGTACGCCGGCGCTGGTCCTGTCCGCGCTCGCTACGGTCGATGATCGCGTCGACGGGTTGCATGCGGGCGCCGACGACTATCTGGTCAAACCCTTCTCCTTCGCGGAACTGTCAGCGCGCGTGGAGGCGTTGTTGCGCCGTTTCGAGCGCCCGCAAGCGTCGGCGCAGACCACGCGGCTCGGCGTCGGCGATCTCGAGATCGATCTGCTCGCCCGCACCGTCGTACGGCAGGGGCGGGCTATCCCGCTCGGCGCGCGGGAATTCAACCTGCTCGAATATCTTGCCCGTCACGCGGGGCAGGTCGTCACGCGCACGATGATGCTGGAGAAGATCTGGAACTATCACTTCGATCCGGGATCGAACGTGGTCGACGTGCATATCGGCCGCCTGCGCCGCAAGCTGGAGGACGGTTTTGCCCAGCCTATCCTGCACACCGTGCGCGGGGCGGGCTATCGCCTTTCGCTCGACGCTTGA
- a CDS encoding adenylate kinase: MNIILLGPPGAGKGTQAARLMTRYGMVQLSTGDMLRAAVKAGTPTGLKAKSVMESGGLVSDDIVSGIIGERLDEADTVGGVIFDGYPRTAAQAQQLDTLLQDRGRTLDHVIELEVDEDALVARIVGRYTCGNCGAGYHDEFHKPQVAGVCDTCGGTEFKRRPDDNEETVRTRMEEYRGKTAPILPIYEARGLVSRVDGMADIDQVTAAIVTILDAK; this comes from the coding sequence GTGAATATCATCCTTCTTGGCCCTCCGGGTGCCGGCAAAGGCACGCAGGCCGCACGGCTGATGACGCGCTACGGCATGGTGCAGCTTTCGACCGGCGACATGCTGCGCGCCGCGGTCAAGGCCGGCACACCGACCGGCTTGAAGGCGAAGTCGGTCATGGAATCGGGCGGACTGGTGTCGGACGACATCGTTTCCGGCATCATCGGCGAACGACTGGACGAGGCGGATACGGTCGGCGGCGTGATCTTCGACGGCTATCCCCGCACCGCAGCGCAGGCGCAGCAGCTCGACACGCTGTTGCAGGATCGCGGTCGGACGCTCGATCACGTGATCGAACTCGAAGTCGACGAGGATGCGCTCGTCGCACGGATCGTTGGCCGGTATACCTGCGGCAATTGCGGTGCAGGGTATCACGACGAGTTCCACAAGCCGCAGGTCGCTGGCGTCTGCGACACGTGCGGGGGCACAGAGTTCAAGCGCCGCCCGGACGACAACGAGGAAACCGTGCGGACGCGCATGGAGGAATATCGCGGCAAGACTGCGCCGATCCTGCCGATCTACGAAGCGCGCGGATTGGTCAGTCGTGTCGATGGCATGGCGGATATCGATCAGGTGACAGCCGCGATCGTAACGATCCTCGACGCAAAGTAA
- the secY gene encoding preprotein translocase subunit SecY has product MASAADQMAQGLSLSKFAQATDLKKRLWFTIGVLIVFRMLSYVPLPGIDAVKLVNLANRTSGGVLDFFNMFSGGSLGRASLIALGVMPYITASIVVQLATSLSPALAAIKKDGESGRKRLNQYTRYGTVALTAVQGYFLAVGYEAGGAVVDPGMLFRIVAVVSLVGGTMFLMWLGEQITARGIGNGMSLIIMAGIVASLPTTLFNLFEGGRSGSMGGGTLIAIIAAVVMLVLFICFMERAQRRILIQYPKRQTQRGMQADRSHLPLKINTAGVIPPIFASSLLLMPLTISQFAGQRVAGESRWGDFVISLNQYLQHGSPVYMLLYGAGIIFFSFFYTAVVFNPEETADNLKRYGGFVPGIRPGKNTETYFDYVLTRITVIGAAYLTVICLLPEYLVSALSIPFYLGGTSLLIVVNVTMDTVTQIQSHLLAHQYGDLIKKAKLKGGRLR; this is encoded by the coding sequence ATGGCATCCGCAGCCGACCAGATGGCCCAAGGCCTCAGTCTCTCGAAATTCGCGCAGGCGACCGATCTCAAGAAGCGCCTGTGGTTCACCATCGGCGTGCTGATCGTGTTCCGGATGCTGTCCTATGTGCCGTTGCCGGGGATTGACGCGGTCAAGCTGGTCAACCTCGCCAACCGCACCAGCGGCGGCGTGCTCGATTTCTTCAACATGTTTTCGGGCGGTTCGCTCGGTCGCGCCAGTCTGATCGCGCTGGGCGTCATGCCCTATATCACCGCGTCGATCGTTGTGCAGCTCGCGACCTCGCTGTCGCCCGCGCTCGCCGCGATCAAGAAGGACGGGGAAAGCGGTCGTAAGCGGCTCAACCAATACACGCGCTACGGGACGGTCGCGCTCACCGCGGTGCAGGGCTATTTCCTCGCCGTCGGGTATGAAGCGGGCGGGGCTGTGGTCGATCCGGGCATGCTGTTCCGCATCGTCGCGGTGGTCAGCCTGGTCGGCGGTACCATGTTCCTGATGTGGCTGGGTGAGCAGATCACCGCACGCGGCATCGGCAACGGCATGTCGTTGATCATCATGGCCGGCATCGTCGCCAGCCTGCCGACGACCTTGTTCAACCTGTTCGAGGGCGGACGTTCGGGCAGCATGGGCGGCGGCACGTTGATCGCGATCATCGCCGCGGTCGTGATGCTCGTGCTCTTCATCTGCTTCATGGAGCGCGCGCAGCGCCGCATCCTGATTCAGTATCCCAAGCGCCAGACGCAGCGCGGCATGCAGGCCGATCGCAGCCATCTGCCGCTCAAGATCAACACCGCGGGCGTGATCCCTCCGATCTTCGCATCGTCGCTGCTGCTCATGCCGCTGACCATCAGCCAGTTTGCGGGCCAGCGCGTTGCCGGTGAATCCCGCTGGGGCGATTTCGTGATCAGTCTGAACCAGTATCTGCAGCACGGCAGCCCGGTGTACATGCTGCTGTACGGCGCCGGCATCATCTTCTTCTCGTTCTTCTACACCGCGGTCGTGTTCAACCCGGAAGAAACCGCGGACAACCTGAAGCGCTATGGCGGCTTCGTTCCCGGTATTCGCCCCGGCAAGAATACCGAGACGTATTTCGATTACGTCCTGACGCGCATCACCGTGATCGGTGCGGCCTATCTGACGGTGATCTGCCTGCTGCCGGAATATCTGGTATCGGCGCTCAGCATCCCGTTCTACCTGGGTGGGACTAGCCTGTTGATCGTGGTCAACGTAACGATGGATACGGTGACGCAGATCCAGTCGCATTTGCTGGCACACCAGTATGGCGATCTGATCAAGAAGGCGAAGCTGAAGGGCGGGCGGCTCCGCTAA
- the rplR gene encoding 50S ribosomal protein L18, giving the protein MSTKGLSLFAKRRLRVRTALRSRGGTRPRLSIHRSGRHIYAQVIDDAQGKTLASASTLEKDVRGTTGATIDAATSVGTRVAEAAKAAGVTQVVFDRGGFLFHGRVKALAEAARAAGLEF; this is encoded by the coding sequence ATGAGCACCAAAGGTCTCTCCCTCTTCGCGAAGCGCCGTCTTCGCGTTCGCACCGCGCTTCGTTCGCGTGGCGGCACCCGCCCGCGGTTGTCGATCCACCGTTCGGGTCGCCACATCTACGCCCAGGTGATCGACGACGCACAGGGCAAGACCCTGGCCTCGGCGTCGACGCTGGAAAAGGACGTGCGCGGCACGACCGGCGCGACGATCGACGCGGCGACTTCGGTCGGTACCCGCGTTGCCGAAGCGGCCAAGGCGGCAGGCGTGACGCAGGTCGTGTTCGACCGCGGCGGTTTCCTGTTCCACGGTCGCGTCAAGGCGCTGGCGGAAGCCGCCCGCGCTGCCGGATTGGAGTTCTAA
- the rplF gene encoding 50S ribosomal protein L6 — translation MSRIGKKPVTIPSGVTANIEGAVLSVRGPKGTLTMPLRDEISYTMEEGGISVQPANETKRARAFWGMQRTMVQNLITGVSDGFTKKLLITGVGYRAAAQGRNLNLKLGYSHDVNIDVPEGIEVKTPDNTTIEISGSDKQKVGQLAAEIRRWRKPEPYKGKGIKYDGEFIFRKEGKKK, via the coding sequence ATGAGCCGCATCGGCAAGAAGCCGGTCACGATCCCATCGGGCGTGACGGCGAACATCGAAGGCGCGGTTCTCAGCGTGAGGGGCCCCAAGGGCACCCTGACCATGCCGCTCCGCGACGAGATCAGCTACACGATGGAAGAAGGCGGCATCTCGGTGCAGCCGGCCAACGAGACCAAGCGTGCGCGTGCCTTCTGGGGCATGCAGCGGACGATGGTCCAGAACCTGATCACCGGCGTGTCGGATGGCTTCACCAAGAAGCTGCTGATCACCGGCGTCGGCTATCGTGCGGCAGCGCAGGGTCGTAACCTGAACCTGAAGCTCGGCTACAGCCACGACGTCAACATCGACGTGCCGGAAGGCATCGAGGTGAAGACGCCGGACAACACGACGATCGAGATTTCGGGGTCGGACAAGCAGAAGGTCGGTCAGCTGGCCGCGGAAATCCGTCGCTGGCGTAAGCCCGAGCCGTACAAGGGCAAGGGCATCAAGTACGACGGCGAGTTCATCTTCCGCAAGGAAGGGAAGAAGAAGTAA
- the rpsN gene encoding 30S ribosomal protein S14, with protein MAKVSSINKNELRKKLVKKYAPKYAKLKAIAGDKSLSDGERIEARLKMAEIPRNGNPTRIRNRCETTGRPRAYYRKFRLCRIQLRDLANKGMIPGVTKSSW; from the coding sequence ATGGCTAAGGTAAGCTCCATCAACAAGAACGAACTTCGCAAGAAGCTCGTCAAGAAGTACGCGCCGAAGTACGCGAAGCTCAAGGCGATCGCCGGCGACAAGTCGCTGTCGGACGGCGAGCGGATCGAAGCCCGTCTGAAGATGGCCGAGATTCCCCGCAACGGTAATCCGACGCGTATTCGCAACCGTTGCGAGACGACCGGTCGTCCGCGTGCATATTACCGCAAGTTCCGCCTCTGCCGTATTCAGCTTCGTGATCTCGCCAACAAGGGCATGATCCCGGGCGTTACGAAGTCGAGCTGGTAA
- the rpsH gene encoding 30S ribosomal protein S8, whose amino-acid sequence MALTDPLGDMLTRIRNGQRAKKDSVLTPGSKLRARVLDVLQREGYIRGYSEEQMGPAAGIRIELKYFEGQPAIKHVARVSKPGRRVYSGSTELPRVMNGLGITIVSTPRGVLSDAEAREQNVGGEVLAEVF is encoded by the coding sequence ATGGCATTGACCGATCCACTGGGTGATATGCTCACCCGCATCCGCAACGGCCAGCGCGCGAAGAAGGACTCCGTCCTGACTCCGGGCAGCAAGCTTCGGGCCCGCGTGCTCGACGTGCTGCAGCGCGAAGGCTATATCCGTGGCTATAGCGAAGAGCAGATGGGCCCCGCGGCCGGCATCCGCATCGAGCTGAAGTATTTCGAGGGCCAGCCCGCGATCAAGCATGTCGCCCGCGTCTCGAAGCCGGGTCGCCGCGTCTATTCGGGTTCGACCGAACTGCCCCGCGTCATGAACGGCCTGGGCATCACCATCGTATCGACGCCTCGCGGCGTTCTGTCCGACGCCGAAGCGCGCGAACAGAATGTCGGCGGCGAAGTCCTGGCGGAGGTATTCTGA
- a CDS encoding HAMP domain-containing sensor histidine kinase — protein MNRTRALRLSVTARIALLAIALAMATNLVLAAFLWQQIHSDAVEAVRRDTTEQSDAFLSVYRSGGMPALIAAIDDAARSSDTSLIALVIDDTGRKRSGIGPDHLSIETPRRDGFRVGALGDEEPWAGQEAGYTVRRIGAYRLVSGHLMDDWQQERRGIERALLLATALSLMFGIGGGLVVARYVGRRLNAIAAVIEGVGQGDLTKRVGSVAGGGDAFDRLSIRLDAMLDKVERLMGELRIVTDSLAHDLRSPIARLRAKTETAILVTDPVQRDVALSGLLVETDLVMRMLSTLLEITRSQSVSRNRFTTIAPAALIEEIAELYEPVAEDAGIVLTAEVEPNLPDIVMHRELMTQAITNLIDNALRHAGKSGQITLRAAFVPGTNEIRLQVEDRGSGIAEADREQALSRFGRLDSARTIPGAGLGLSLVAAVARLHGGRLELGDNAPGLIAAIVVPR, from the coding sequence TTGAACCGCACCCGCGCACTCCGCCTTTCCGTCACCGCGCGGATCGCGCTGCTGGCGATCGCGCTGGCGATGGCCACCAACCTCGTCCTCGCCGCCTTCCTGTGGCAACAGATCCATAGCGACGCGGTCGAGGCGGTGCGCCGCGACACGACAGAACAATCCGATGCGTTCCTTTCGGTATATCGATCGGGCGGCATGCCCGCCTTGATCGCAGCGATCGACGACGCTGCCCGGTCGTCCGACACCTCGCTCATCGCACTCGTCATCGACGACACAGGCCGCAAGCGCAGCGGTATCGGCCCAGACCATCTGTCGATCGAAACACCGCGCCGGGATGGTTTCCGCGTCGGCGCGCTGGGTGACGAAGAGCCGTGGGCGGGGCAGGAGGCGGGGTATACCGTCCGACGGATCGGCGCCTATCGTCTCGTAAGCGGGCATCTCATGGACGATTGGCAGCAGGAAAGGCGCGGGATCGAACGGGCCTTGTTGCTCGCGACGGCGCTGTCGCTGATGTTCGGGATCGGCGGCGGGCTGGTCGTCGCCCGTTACGTCGGACGCCGGCTGAACGCGATCGCCGCGGTGATCGAGGGGGTGGGGCAGGGGGATTTGACCAAACGGGTCGGCTCGGTCGCGGGCGGCGGCGACGCATTCGATCGCCTGTCGATCCGGTTGGACGCGATGCTCGACAAGGTCGAACGGCTGATGGGCGAACTGCGCATCGTCACTGACAGTCTCGCGCACGACCTCCGCTCCCCGATCGCCCGACTGCGCGCGAAGACCGAGACCGCGATCCTCGTCACCGATCCGGTGCAGCGCGATGTGGCGCTGTCCGGATTGCTGGTCGAAACCGATCTCGTGATGCGGATGCTGTCGACCTTATTGGAGATCACGCGCTCGCAATCGGTCTCGCGCAATCGCTTCACGACGATCGCGCCCGCCGCGCTGATCGAGGAGATCGCTGAACTCTACGAACCCGTGGCCGAAGATGCCGGGATAGTCCTTACGGCAGAAGTCGAACCTAACCTGCCGGATATCGTCATGCATCGTGAACTGATGACGCAGGCGATCACCAACCTGATCGACAATGCGCTGCGTCACGCCGGAAAGAGCGGACAGATCACCTTGCGGGCCGCGTTCGTGCCCGGGACGAATGAAATCCGTCTACAAGTCGAGGATCGCGGTTCCGGTATAGCGGAGGCGGACCGCGAACAGGCGCTCAGCCGCTTCGGCCGTCTCGACAGCGCGCGGACGATTCCCGGGGCGGGGCTGGGACTGTCGCTCGTCGCCGCGGTTGCGCGGTTGCATGGCGGCAGGCTGGAACTCGGCGACAATGCGCCCGGACTGATAGCCGCGATCGTCGTGCCGCGATGA
- the rpsE gene encoding 30S ribosomal protein S5, producing the protein MADDIIPTEAAASPDGAPVPQENRGPGGAPRGGRGRGGPGGGGQNRGGRDNRGGRDNRGGRPGSDDGGEELIEKLVHINRVSKTVKGGKRFGFAALVVVGDGKGRVGFGHGKAREVPEAISKATAAAKKAMIRVPLKDGRTLHHDGRGHFGAGLVTVRSAPAGTGIIAGGPMRAVFESLGVGDVVTKSVGTSNPYNMIRATFEALTAQVSPKSVAQRRGKKIADLLGRGGADAPQADAEAIVE; encoded by the coding sequence ATGGCTGACGACATCATTCCGACCGAAGCAGCAGCTTCGCCAGACGGTGCGCCGGTTCCCCAGGAAAACCGTGGTCCCGGCGGCGCACCCCGCGGCGGCCGTGGTCGTGGCGGTCCCGGTGGCGGTGGCCAGAATCGTGGCGGTCGCGACAATCGCGGCGGTCGTGACAATCGTGGCGGCCGTCCCGGCAGCGACGATGGCGGCGAAGAGCTGATCGAGAAGCTGGTCCACATCAACCGCGTCTCGAAGACGGTGAAGGGCGGTAAGCGCTTCGGCTTCGCAGCACTCGTCGTCGTCGGCGACGGCAAGGGCCGCGTCGGCTTCGGTCACGGCAAGGCACGCGAAGTTCCTGAAGCCATCTCCAAGGCCACTGCGGCCGCGAAGAAGGCCATGATCCGCGTTCCGCTCAAGGACGGACGTACGCTGCATCATGACGGTCGCGGTCACTTCGGTGCCGGTCTCGTCACGGTTCGCTCGGCTCCTGCCGGTACCGGCATCATCGCCGGTGGCCCGATGCGCGCCGTGTTCGAATCGCTGGGCGTGGGCGATGTGGTGACCAAGTCGGTCGGCACGTCCAACCCGTACAACATGATCCGTGCGACCTTCGAAGCGCTGACTGCACAGGTCTCGCCGAAGTCGGTCGCGCAGCGTCGTGGCAAAAAGATCGCGGACCTGCTCGGTCGTGGTGGCGCTGATGCGCCGCAGGCCGACGCCGAAGCGATCGTGGAGTAA
- the rpmD gene encoding 50S ribosomal protein L30 has translation MATIKVTQTGSPIRREKDQRATLIGLGLNKMHKTRELEDTPEVRGMIRKVSHMLSVEK, from the coding sequence ATGGCTACCATCAAAGTGACGCAGACCGGTTCGCCGATTCGCCGCGAGAAGGACCAGCGCGCGACGCTGATCGGTCTCGGCCTGAACAAGATGCACAAGACGCGTGAACTCGAGGATACTCCGGAAGTCCGGGGCATGATCCGCAAGGTCTCGCACATGTTGAGCGTCGAAAAGTAA
- the rplO gene encoding 50S ribosomal protein L15, with protein MKLNDLRDNQGARKSRMRVGRGIGSGKGKTSGRGIKGQTSREGVSIAGFEGGQMPLHMRLPKRGFNNIFAKDYAEVNLGAIQKAIDAGKIEAGASLDHDALKAAGLARGGKDGVRLLGKGELSSKLTFTVAGASKGAIEAVEKAGGSVSVIEVVAAADKAAAKKGTKYAERKAHKASFKA; from the coding sequence ATGAAGTTGAACGATCTCCGCGATAATCAAGGTGCCCGTAAGTCCCGCATGCGCGTCGGCCGTGGTATCGGTTCTGGCAAGGGCAAGACCTCGGGTCGCGGTATCAAGGGTCAGACGAGCCGCGAGGGCGTCAGCATCGCCGGCTTCGAAGGCGGCCAGATGCCGCTTCACATGCGTCTGCCGAAGCGCGGCTTCAACAACATCTTCGCCAAGGATTATGCCGAAGTGAACCTCGGCGCGATCCAGAAGGCGATCGACGCCGGCAAGATCGAGGCTGGCGCCTCGCTTGACCATGACGCGCTGAAGGCTGCTGGCCTGGCACGTGGTGGCAAGGACGGCGTCCGTCTGCTCGGCAAGGGCGAATTGTCGTCGAAGCTGACCTTCACCGTCGCCGGCGCGTCGAAGGGCGCGATCGAAGCGGTCGAGAAGGCTGGCGGTTCGGTTTCGGTGATCGAAGTCGTCGCAGCTGCCGACAAGGCTGCCGCGAAGAAGGGCACGAAGTACGCCGAGCGCAAGGCGCATAAGGCATCGTTCAAGGCCTGA